One Brachybacterium aquaticum genomic region harbors:
- a CDS encoding zinc-binding alcohol dehydrogenase family protein, translated as MKSIQVTRPGAVTVAEVDAPRPRAGEALLRVCYAGICGSDIQTFRGTQPFASYPRVPGHEFSAEIVELGGASEDFAVGDVVTGVPYFQDGTCYSCRRGLINACVHNETMGVHRDGAFQELITMPLDRLHTADGVDPRDLALVEPFSIGYHAVLRADVAEGVRVLVLGAGAIGLLTKLSALTRGAEVWIADDVVCEATGLPVSFLNAVEASAVGARIVLIGNGTREVTFNQSTLIKKELTVLGSRNSAGVFDTLIDLLARKVVDVSPLRTRIVPLTGAAEALESAAQGASGEIKVLIEFPAGS; from the coding sequence ATGAAGTCCATCCAGGTCACCCGGCCCGGCGCCGTCACCGTGGCGGAGGTCGACGCACCCCGGCCCCGGGCGGGCGAGGCGCTCCTGCGGGTCTGCTACGCCGGGATCTGCGGGTCCGACATCCAGACCTTCCGGGGCACCCAGCCCTTCGCGAGCTACCCCCGCGTCCCCGGGCACGAGTTCTCCGCGGAGATCGTCGAGTTGGGCGGTGCCTCCGAGGACTTCGCGGTGGGCGATGTCGTCACCGGCGTCCCGTACTTCCAGGACGGCACCTGCTACTCGTGCCGCCGCGGACTGATCAACGCCTGCGTGCACAACGAGACCATGGGCGTGCACCGAGACGGCGCGTTCCAGGAGCTGATCACCATGCCCCTGGACCGCCTCCACACGGCGGACGGGGTCGATCCCCGCGACCTGGCCCTGGTCGAGCCCTTCTCCATCGGCTACCACGCCGTGCTGCGCGCCGATGTCGCCGAGGGGGTCCGGGTCCTCGTGCTCGGCGCCGGCGCCATCGGCCTGCTGACCAAGCTCTCGGCCCTCACCCGGGGTGCGGAGGTGTGGATCGCGGACGACGTCGTCTGCGAGGCGACCGGTCTGCCTGTCTCGTTCCTCAACGCCGTCGAGGCCTCCGCCGTCGGTGCGCGCATCGTGCTGATCGGGAACGGCACCCGCGAGGTGACCTTCAACCAGTCCACGCTGATCAAGAAGGAGCTGACCGTGCTCGGCTCCCGCAACAGCGCCGGGGTGTTCGACACCCTCATCGACCTGCTCGCACGGAAGGTCGTCGACGTCTCGCCCCTGCGCACGAGGATCGTGCCCCTCACCGGCGCCGCGGAGGCGCTCGAGTCCGCCGCGCAGGGGGCGAGCGGAGAGATCAAGGTCCTCATCGAGTTCCCCGCGGGGAGCTGA
- a CDS encoding M50 family metallopeptidase: MDIGEILREILGGIGERTGPVAAPAQGRWVLLALLIAALAVAVPPLWRLLRPGVTIVHELGHALVGILMGRRFTGFVVSADMSGHAVTVGPRRGLGRILSTWAGYPAPAVVGALLMQIALHGWSRTALFAALVVLVISLVFTRSGHTVLAVLATAAGIGALWWWGSPALTALLTLAAGVFLLLGAWRHLGAVARRGGRADDPGQLAQLTPLPAVVWTVSFALVLGLCTWWAGVTMWPLLRG; encoded by the coding sequence ATGGACATCGGCGAGATCCTCCGCGAGATCCTCGGTGGGATCGGGGAGCGCACCGGCCCCGTGGCCGCCCCGGCCCAGGGGCGGTGGGTGCTGCTCGCCCTGCTCATCGCCGCGCTCGCCGTCGCGGTGCCGCCGCTGTGGCGGCTGCTGCGCCCGGGGGTGACCATCGTCCACGAGCTCGGCCATGCGCTGGTCGGGATCCTCATGGGGCGGAGGTTCACGGGCTTCGTGGTCAGCGCGGACATGTCCGGCCATGCCGTCACCGTCGGCCCCCGGCGCGGCCTCGGTCGGATCCTGTCCACCTGGGCCGGTTACCCCGCCCCCGCCGTGGTGGGGGCGCTGCTGATGCAGATCGCCCTGCACGGCTGGTCCCGCACCGCCCTGTTCGCGGCGCTGGTGGTGCTGGTGATCTCGCTCGTGTTCACCCGCTCCGGGCACACGGTCCTCGCCGTCCTCGCCACCGCCGCCGGGATCGGGGCGCTGTGGTGGTGGGGCAGCCCCGCCTTGACCGCGCTGCTCACCCTCGCCGCCGGGGTGTTCCTGCTGCTGGGCGCGTGGCGGCACCTCGGCGCCGTCGCCCGGCGGGGAGGCCGCGCCGACGACCCCGGCCAGCTCGCCCAGCTCACCCCGCTGCCGGCGGTCGTGTGGACGGTGAGCTTCGCCCTCGTGCTGGGGCTGTGCACGTGGTGGGCGGGCGTGACGATGTGGCCGCTGCTGCGGGGGTGA
- a CDS encoding family 78 glycoside hydrolase catalytic domain has translation MVGISSSLARWITAPGPDPQNPLLRLGLDLPAPPVSATWLVTGLGTFRAHVNGVEVGEGRLEPGLTDPRSRVQVVELEIATLLHRGENVLGIELGRGFHTMTTPNEWRWHEAPWRSPVRAWALLRLHLADGSSRAVATGEDWRTRPGPVTFDSMYEGETFAPTEDPAAWTRPGYDAADWEPVLVARTSRSARRRAELPEPVMQRRVQEPVVEQDEIVPELVSSTLTRAVLDMGRVIAGWCEFSLADDVPADAPPLELVARHAEKLREDGRVDAANPHVHTDRFQEDRVLLHPAYARSFAPRHSYKGFRYVEVEAAPGDLARLRVTGFLAHADLRAASTLTSADPYLQRFDAAMRASLLNNMHHVPTDSPSQEKNGWTGDALTALAAMTTSFDMRRMLRKWLDDQVDAQRPDGSLAVISPSPGWGYEELSPAPEWTCLLPMLLEEMVVEHGEADLVARHAPAAGRYLAHELGRRDGDGLIGGVLGDYLSPGSPGPAPEDRRLSATLHVARALRALAHALELAGEEPAADGSALLDPAGLRAEAEALERAVNTVFLDPERGLYRDPDPDSPGSRAYRQTSNILPLAFDVVPAEHVDAVVAHLVEDIEARGDHHDCGHLGVRHLLPVLSRHGHGALALRVLENPTAPGWRAWLEAGNATLAEKWEDPRSHSHYFMGTPVTWIHEHALGLQRGRDGWQEFRVAPDPDVPVGRLTMTRRTDLGEIVLKVDRDARTLSLTVPDGTSAQVLLPGLERDLGPGEHVLTW, from the coding sequence ATGGTCGGCATCTCCTCCTCCCTGGCGCGCTGGATCACCGCCCCGGGCCCGGACCCCCAGAACCCGCTGCTGCGGCTCGGCCTGGACCTGCCCGCCCCGCCCGTGTCCGCCACATGGCTGGTGACGGGGCTGGGCACCTTCCGCGCCCATGTGAACGGGGTCGAGGTCGGGGAGGGCCGTCTGGAGCCGGGGCTGACCGACCCGCGCTCGCGCGTGCAGGTGGTCGAGCTGGAGATCGCCACGCTGCTGCACCGCGGCGAGAACGTGCTGGGGATCGAGCTGGGCCGCGGCTTCCACACGATGACCACCCCGAACGAGTGGCGGTGGCACGAGGCGCCGTGGCGCTCCCCGGTACGGGCCTGGGCCCTGCTGCGCCTGCACCTCGCCGACGGCTCCTCGCGCGCCGTCGCGACCGGTGAGGACTGGCGCACCCGCCCGGGGCCCGTCACGTTCGACTCGATGTACGAGGGCGAGACCTTCGCGCCGACGGAGGACCCCGCGGCCTGGACCCGTCCCGGCTACGACGCCGCGGACTGGGAGCCGGTGCTGGTGGCCCGCACCTCCCGGAGCGCGCGGCGCCGGGCGGAGCTGCCGGAGCCGGTGATGCAGCGCCGCGTCCAGGAGCCGGTCGTCGAGCAGGACGAGATCGTGCCGGAGCTGGTCTCCTCCACCCTCACCCGCGCCGTGCTGGACATGGGGCGGGTGATCGCCGGCTGGTGCGAGTTCTCCCTCGCGGACGACGTCCCCGCCGACGCCCCGCCACTCGAGCTGGTCGCCCGCCACGCCGAGAAGCTGCGGGAGGACGGACGGGTCGACGCCGCGAACCCGCACGTGCACACGGACCGGTTCCAGGAGGACCGGGTGCTGCTCCATCCCGCTTATGCCCGCTCCTTCGCCCCGCGCCACAGCTACAAGGGCTTCCGCTACGTCGAGGTGGAGGCGGCGCCCGGGGATCTCGCCCGCCTGCGCGTCACCGGGTTCCTGGCCCACGCCGACCTGCGCGCGGCCAGCACCCTCACCAGCGCCGACCCGTATCTCCAGCGGTTCGACGCCGCGATGCGCGCATCGCTGCTGAACAACATGCACCATGTCCCCACGGACTCGCCGAGCCAGGAGAAGAACGGCTGGACCGGGGATGCGTTGACGGCGCTCGCGGCGATGACCACGTCCTTCGACATGCGCCGCATGCTGCGCAAGTGGCTGGACGACCAGGTCGACGCCCAGCGCCCCGACGGGTCCCTCGCGGTGATCTCTCCCAGCCCGGGCTGGGGCTACGAGGAGCTCTCCCCCGCCCCGGAGTGGACCTGTCTGCTGCCGATGCTGCTGGAGGAGATGGTGGTCGAGCACGGGGAGGCGGACCTCGTCGCCCGCCACGCCCCGGCCGCCGGCCGGTACCTCGCCCATGAGCTGGGCCGGCGCGACGGCGACGGGCTGATCGGCGGGGTGCTCGGCGACTACCTCTCCCCCGGCAGTCCCGGCCCCGCCCCGGAGGACCGGCGCCTGTCCGCGACCCTCCATGTCGCCCGCGCCCTGCGCGCCCTCGCCCATGCGCTCGAGCTGGCAGGGGAGGAGCCGGCGGCCGACGGGAGCGCACTCCTGGATCCCGCCGGGCTCCGCGCCGAGGCGGAGGCGCTCGAGCGGGCGGTGAACACCGTCTTCCTCGACCCCGAGCGCGGCCTCTACCGCGATCCGGACCCCGACTCCCCCGGCTCCCGCGCCTACCGCCAGACCTCGAACATCCTGCCGCTGGCCTTCGACGTGGTCCCCGCCGAGCACGTGGACGCCGTGGTCGCCCATCTGGTGGAGGACATCGAGGCGCGCGGCGACCACCACGACTGCGGCCATCTCGGGGTGCGGCACCTGCTGCCGGTCCTGTCCCGTCACGGCCACGGGGCGCTGGCCCTGCGGGTGCTCGAGAACCCCACCGCGCCGGGCTGGCGGGCCTGGCTCGAGGCCGGGAACGCGACCCTCGCCGAGAAGTGGGAGGATCCCCGTTCCCACTCCCACTACTTCATGGGCACGCCGGTGACCTGGATCCACGAGCATGCGCTCGGGCTGCAGCGCGGGAGGGACGGCTGGCAGGAGTTCCGGGTCGCCCCGGATCCCGACGTCCCCGTCGGCCGCCTGACCATGACCCGCCGCACCGACCTCGGCGAGATCGTCCTCAAGGTCGACCGCGACGCCCGCACCCTCTCGCTCACCGTGCCGGACGGCACGAGTGCGCAGGTCCTCCTTCCGGGCCTCGAGCGTGATCTCGGCCCCGGGGAGCACGTGCTGACCTGGTGA
- a CDS encoding cold-shock protein encodes MATGIVSWFNSDKGFGFIAPEDGSADVFAHFSAIVGTGRRDLVENQRVEFDVEQGPKGLQATNIRAL; translated from the coding sequence ATGGCTACTGGCATCGTCAGCTGGTTCAACTCCGACAAGGGCTTCGGCTTCATCGCTCCCGAGGACGGCTCCGCCGATGTGTTCGCGCACTTCAGCGCCATCGTCGGCACCGGCCGCCGCGACCTGGTCGAGAACCAGCGCGTGGAGTTCGACGTCGAGCAGGGCCCCAAGGGCCTGCAGGCGACCAACATCCGCGCTCTCTGA